A genomic region of Rutidosis leptorrhynchoides isolate AG116_Rl617_1_P2 unplaced genomic scaffold, CSIRO_AGI_Rlap_v1 contig428, whole genome shotgun sequence contains the following coding sequences:
- the LOC139883619 gene encoding vascular-related unknown protein 4-like has translation MENSMINECSHREESGRTMYLQDFFLDDVVQHNIEYQEEDDRDYDNISYASLISDAASSKGKTFGEEKKNSNGGGLGFDGMISCRRLSFKKRKSSFNNNNRRIFIDDDLEDTASSPVASPKICNMMMKTNQLDEIITKRKENVMSISQENVGSIQHESEGERDRTDLKKRGLCLVPLALVANYFG, from the exons ATGGAGAACTCCATGATCAACGAGTGTAGTCATCGAGAGGAGAGTGGTCGGACAATGTACTTGCAAGATTTCTTTCTAGACGACGTCGTTCAACATAATATCGAATACCAAGAAGAAGATGATCGAGATTATGATAATATCTCTTATGCTAGTTTAATATCTGATGCAGCATCTTCAAAGGGCAAAACATTTGGAGAAGAAAAAAAGAATTCTAATGGTGGTGGATTAGGTTTTGATGGAATGATCAGTTGTCGTCGGTTAAGTTTCAAGAAGAGAAAGAgtagttttaataacaataatagaaggATTTTCATTGACGATGATTTAGAAGATACCGCTAGCTCTCCTGTTGCCAGTCCTAAG ATATGTAATATGATGATGAAGACGAATCAGTTGGATGAGATCATTACGAAACGAAAAGAGAACGTGATGAGCATCTCCCAG GAGAATGTAGGATCAATTCAGCATGAATCTGAAGGGGAGAGAGATCGCACAGACCTGAAGAAGAGAGGCCTTTGTTTAGTTCCTTTGGCTTTGGTTGCCAACTATTTTGGTTGA